In one Fusarium keratoplasticum isolate Fu6.1 chromosome 5, whole genome shotgun sequence genomic region, the following are encoded:
- a CDS encoding Phosphatidylserine decarboxylase proenzyme 2, which translates to MVRIIPTRLKPSSRSSSSSSTTISVSNNNSSSRANSPPTRSKMDNTSPSRDAGNGLALKVSIIKAKDLAAKDRNGTSDPYIVVSLGEARIVTHDVPKTLNPEWNVTEEIPLTSSQNLVLDFICWDKDRFGKDYMGEFALALEEIFNNENVEPEPRWYPLKSKRPGKKTSVVSGEVQLQFSLFDATNPAATPQQILEKFNALVGAGSRNITPTMTPNLAPTTIPRSTPAAQDSPSDDDDEDEDEDEEDEDEEGDEQDPTKRKRRLRIRGLKKKRRNNPYAFASNGSDVVGIIYLEVVKITDLPPESNLTRTSFDMDPFVVTSLGKKTYRTRRVRHNLNPVFNEKMLFHIQGHEQQYSFAFTVIDHDKYSGNDFIASCNLPVKELIEKAPKANPETGLYDLRVPDQAVPPASRSRFKKLAVSRSSSSQSLSKMIRPPISKNASSTSTTSIDPASTPSATSRNLLAPGDAIANTGVDSDSSQENGDPDFNDYTVPLKMKNLDKWESKHNPVLYLRAKYMPYDALRQQFWRAMLRQYDADESGQISRIELTTMLESLGSTLSEATIDSFYQRFPHRDADNDENWELTMDEVVICLEDQLEPKRRSSGTVGDKLKGLVPEMKNLLHVPGHGNSGGSESSSVLELEPPSGTQTPSSVTNVPALRTPADEDGDPLDRSDSDDRSEEHVVEIRECPICHQPRLNKRKDADIITHIATCASQDWRQVNSVLVGGFVTASQAQRKWYSKVITKISYGGYKLGANSANILVQDRITGQINEEKMSVYVRLGIRLLYKGLKSRDMENKRIRKLLKSLSIKQGKKFDDPASKEEIEKFIEFHGLDMSEVLLPLNEFKNFNEFFYRALKPGARPCSAPDNPNIIVSPADCRSVVFNSITQATKIWVKGREFNLKRLLGDAYPEDAARYEGGALGIFRLAPQDYHRFHIPVDGVMGKPKTIEGEYYTVNPMAIRSALDVYGENVRILVPIDSERHGRVMVICVGAMMVGSTVITRNEGDQVHRAEELGYFKFGGSTVLLLFEPGQMLFDDDLADNSSGALETLVRVGMSIGHSPAESQWTPDMRKDEENITEAEKRDAKRRIQGNVALQDSPEGSGDDKPPHRPTTAPTINTMAASAM; encoded by the exons GCTAAAGATCTCGCGGCCAAGGATCGCAATGGCACCTCAGATCCC TACATTGTCGTCTCCCTAGGCGAAGCTCGCATCGTAACCCACGACGTGCCCAAGACGCTCAACCCAGAATGGAACGTTACCGAGGAGATTCCCCTCACCTCGAGCCAGAACCTCGTCCTGGACTTTATCTGCTGGGACAAGGACCGCTTCGGCAAGGATTACATGGGCGAGTTTGCCCTCGCCCTCGAAGAGATCTTCAACAATGAAAACGTGGAACCGGAGCCTCGCTGGTACCCTCTCAAGAGCAAACGACCCGGCAAGAAGACGAGTGTCGTCTCTGGCGAGGTTCAGCTGCAGTTTTCCCTCTTCGACGCGACCAATCCCGCCGCGACACCGCAGCAGATTCTCGAAAAGTTCAACGCCCTCGTGGGTGCCGGCTCTCGCAACATCACTCCCACCATGACCCCCAACCTCGCCCCGACGACCATTCCCCGATCTACGCCTGCCGCACAGGACAGCcccagcgacgacgatgatgaagatgaggacgaagatgaggaggacgaggatgaggagggcgacgagCAAGATCCCACCAAGCGCAAGCGGAGACTCCGTATTCGAGGactcaagaagaagcggcgCAACAATCCCTACGCGTTCGCCAGCAATGGCTCCGACGTTGTGGGAATCATCTacctcgaggttgtcaagatcACAGATCTGCCCCCGGAGTCCAACCTGACCCGCACCAGCTTCGACATGGATCCTTTCGTTGTGACGTCCCTGGGAAAGAAGACGTATCGCACTCGACGAGTCCGCCACAACCTCAACCCTGTCTTTAACGAGAAGATGCTCTTCCACATCCAGGGCCACGAGCAGCAGTACTCATTCGCCTTTACCGTCATTGACCATGACAAGTACTCGGGCAACGACTTTATCGCCTCGTGTAATCTGCCCGTCAAGGAGCTGATCGAGAAGGCTCCCAAAGCAAACCCAGAGACCGGCCTCTACGATCTCCGAGTACCCGACCAGGCTGTGCCGCCCGCTTCGCGATCACGCTTCAAGAAGCTTGCCGTGTCGCGCTCGTCGTCATCGCAGAGTCTGAGCAAGATGATCCGACCCCCAATCAGCAAGAACGCATCGAGCACTAGTACTACATCGATTGACCCGGCTTCAACGCCCTCGGCCACCAGCCGCAACTTGCTGGCACCAGGCGATGCCATTGCCAACACGGGGGTTGACAGCGACTCGAGCCAAGAGAACGGTGATCCCGACTTCAACGACTACACCGTGCccctcaagatgaagaactTGGACAAGTGGGAGAGCAAGCACAACCCTGTGCTCTATCTCCGCGCCAAGTACATGCCATACGATGCGCTCCGGCAGCAGTTCTGGAGAGCCATGCTCCGGCAATATGACGCAGACGAGAGTGGTCAGATTAGCAGAATCGAACTGACGACAATGCTCGAGTCTCTGGGCTCCACGCTGAGTGAGGCCACCATCGACAGCTTCTACCAGCGCTTCCCTCACAGAGACGCCGACAATGACGAAAACTGGGAACTCACAATGGACGAGGTGGTCATCTGTCTAGAGGATCAACTAGAGCCCAAGAGGAGATCATCGGGCACCGTGggcgacaagctcaagggtcTGGTTcccgagatgaagaacctCCTCCATGTACCAGGCCATGGCAACAGTGGCGGCTCCGAGAGCTCCAGCGTCTTGGAATTGGAGCCGCCCTCGGGCACGCAGACGCCCTCATCGGTCACCAACGTTCCTGCGCTCAGGACCCCTGcggatgaagatggtgatcCTCTGGACAGGTCGGACAGTGATGATCGTAGTGAAGAGCATGTTGTTGAGATTCGAGAATGTCCCATTTGTCACCAGCCGCGACTCAACAAGCGCAAGGATGCCGACATCATCACTCACATTGCGACTTGCGCGAGCCAGGATTGGAGACAGGTCAACAGCGTCTTGGTTGGCGGCTTCGTGACGGCGAGCCAGGCGCAGCGCAAGTGGTACTCCAaggtcatcaccaagatctcGTACGGTGGATACAAGCTGGGCGCCAACTCGGCCAACATTCTGGTGCAGGATCGAATCACGGGTCAGAtcaacgaggagaagatgagcGTCTACGTGAGGCTCGGCATTCGTCTGCTGTACAAGGGTCTCAAGTCTCGGGATATGGAGAACAAGCGAA TCCGGAAACTCCTCAAGAGCCTGAGTATCAAGCAGGGCAAGAAGTTTGACGATCCAGCTTCCAAGGAGGAAATTGAAAAGTTCATCGAGTTCCACGGTCTTGACATGTCTGAGGTTCTTCTACCCCTAAATGAGTTCAAGAACTTCAACGAATTCTTCTACCGTGCGCTCAAGCCCGGAGCTCGCCCATGCTCGGCGCCCGATAACCCGAACATTATTGTGTCGCCCGCAGACTGCCGTAGCGTCGTCTTCAACAGTATCACGCAGGCGACCAAGATCTGGGTCAAGGGCCGCGAGTTTAACCTCAAGAGGCTCTTGGGCGATGCCTATCCCGAGGACGCAGCCCGGTACGAGGGTGGTGCGTTGGGTATTTTCCGACTGGCGCCGCAGGACTACCACCGCTTCCACATTCCTGTGGACGGTGTCATGGGCAAGCCCAAGACGATCGAGGGCGAGTACTACACGGTCAACCCTATGGCTATCCGATCAGCACTCGACGTGTACGGCGAGAACGTGAGAATTCTAGTGCCCATCGACAGCGAGAGGCACGGAAGAGTCATGGTTATCTGTGTCGGTGCCATGATGGTGGGCAGCACCGTCATCACTCGCAATGAGGGCGACCAAGTCCATCGAGCAGAGGAGCTTGGCTACTTCAAGTTTGGTGGCAGCACAGTGCTTCTGCTGTTTGAGCCTGGCCAGATGCTGTTCGATGATGACCTTGCAGACAATTCTAGCGGAGCGCTCGAAACTCTG GTTCGCGTGGGCATGTCGATTGGACACTCGCCAGCAGAGTCACAGTGGACTCCTGACATGcgcaaggacgaggagaacatCACAGaagcagagaagagagatgcCAAGCGACGAATCCAGGGCAACGTGGCGTTGCAGGACTCGCCCGAGGGCAGCGGGGATGATAAGCCGCCTCACCGACCGACGACGGCgcccaccatcaacaccatggccgcGTCGGCGATGtag